Genomic DNA from Thermosipho ferrireducens:
GTTCTGAAAAAGTATCAATAAAATCCTCCATAGAAGTTCTATTTTCCTCCAGATATTTTATTACCTCCTGGTAAAACGGATAATGTATAAAGCTTACTTGTTCAAGAATTTTTTGTATAATGCTATCTAAGGGTTCGCTTGTAAACAAAAAGCCGATGTATGTCATTGTTAATGCTTTTGCTAAAAGCAATCCTTCTGTGTCTCCATACAGTGCTACAGAAGTCTTTGTAGCATTTTTTTCGATAAGTATAGGATCTCCTCCTGATATGTAAATACCAGACAATACATATGGCAAATAAGTTATGTATTCTTTTCTTTTATCTCCAACTCTTTTTATCCCAAGAATGTTCATAAACTCCTCTATATTTATCTCTCCCATATCATCTGTTATATTGAAAATCAAGGAAATTTCATCCTTAAAAGGATATTCTATTCTTGTAAGTTTATCCTCAATACTCTCTTTGCTTTTAACAGCGTTTTCCAGAAAATGTGCATATTCTGAATCAAACTTTTTTAAATCCATCAATAATTTATCTGTAATTCCTTCGATAAAAAGTCTGGCTTTTATATAATTTTCTTCGAATTGCTCACCAGCATTTTTGAGACTTTCTATAGCCTCTTCGTACAAACCAAGATTTTTCTGAATTATACCAAGTTCATTAAAAACTTCTGGCGCTGGAAAATTTTTAACTAATTCTTTCAAGATTTGCATTGCCTGAAAATGTTTTCCTAACTTTGAAAGCGTATAAGATAGATTATATGCTATTTCTGGTTTGTATTCTATTGAAAGGCCTTCTCTAAACATTTTTTCAGCCTTATTAAACTGATTTTTTTCATTATATAAAACTCCCAAGCGCAGGTATATCTCCGGCAATTTTTCAACTTTAAGAGCAGACTTATATGCTATTTCTGCATCAGTTAGCTGCCCACTTTCAAAATAGGTGTCACCTAATTTAAGAAGCGGAAGAGCAAAATCTTTATTTAATTCAAAAGCTTTAAGATAAGATTGAACAGCTTCATCGTAATCCTTTTTTAAATATAGAATGTTCCCGAGCTCATAATAACCCAGTGAAAAAGTTTCATTCATAGATATTGACCTTTTTAACTCAACTTCTGCGTTTTCATAATCTCCCAATTTTGAAAATAATAATCCATAGTAAAAATGATAACGATAATCATACAAAACTCCCTTTGCTTTTTCCAGAGTAACTCTCGCCTTCTCAAACTTTTCTTCATTCAAATACTTTTTGAATTCTTCGTAATAAAAATATACTAAATACGAAGCCCAGTACTCTGACTTACTCACAGAATACTGGGCTTCTAACCCTCGAATTATTACGTTGAGAGGTATTTTATCCATTTCAGTAATAAGCGGAAGATCTTCCACTAATACTGGAAGTTTCAATGGTAAATTTTGTGATTTTGCAATTTCAGGTTTTATAGGTAAATAAACAATAGCCTTAATACTTTCTCCTCCCAGATCTCATCCAATTTTCCCGAGTTTTCTTCCAGAAATTATATGAAAATGTATATGAGGAATTTCCTGTCCTGCCTGTGCACCATTATTTGCAACTATTCTGTAGTAATCCATATTTTCGTTCTTTGTTATTTTCTTAATAATGTCAAAAACTTTCCAGAATCTCCTTGCATCATCCTCAGAAAGCTCGTGGATCGTTGGGACATGCTTTTTGTATATAAGTAATAAATGCGTTGGTGCTACGGGCCGTATATCTTTTATTACAATAAAATCTTCATCTTCATAAACTCTTTCCGAAGGAAGTTTACGTTCAATTATTTTGCAAAATACGCAATCCATATTTTCTCCCTCCATAACTTAATTATGTTTTGATTATTTGATCCACTTTTGGACCAGTGGAAATATGAGTTATATTAATTCCAACATGTTTTTCCACAAATCTTACAAAGTTTACAAAATTACTATCCTCAAGCGACTGCCATCCAGGAAGATACTCGTAAACAGGTGTAACATTCTCCAAATCAAGTGT
This window encodes:
- a CDS encoding tetratricopeptide repeat protein, which gives rise to MKLPVLVEDLPLITEMDKIPLNVIIRGLEAQYSVSKSEYWASYLVYFYYEEFKKYLNEEKFEKARVTLEKAKGVLYDYRYHFYYGLLFSKLGDYENAEVELKRSISMNETFSLGYYELGNILYLKKDYDEAVQSYLKAFELNKDFALPLLKLGDTYFESGQLTDAEIAYKSALKVEKLPEIYLRLGVLYNEKNQFNKAEKMFREGLSIEYKPEIAYNLSYTLSKLGKHFQAMQILKELVKNFPAPEVFNELGIIQKNLGLYEEAIESLKNAGEQFEENYIKARLFIEGITDKLLMDLKKFDSEYAHFLENAVKSKESIEDKLTRIEYPFKDEISLIFNITDDMGEINIEEFMNILGIKRVGDKRKEYITYLPYVLSGIYISGGDPILIEKNATKTSVALYGDTEGLLLAKALTMTYIGFLFTSEPLDSIIQKILEQVSFIHYPFYQEVIKYLEENRTSMEDFIDTFSEPSTTYEFIKYFLEILSYEPIVDDISPISSLTFGKILLFLLKVNAKT
- a CDS encoding HIT family protein codes for the protein MDCVFCKIIERKLPSERVYEDEDFIVIKDIRPVAPTHLLLIYKKHVPTIHELSEDDARRFWKVFDIIKKITKNENMDYYRIVANNGAQAGQEIPHIHFHIISGRKLGKIG